The Amycolatopsis umgeniensis DNA segment CCGAGTTCCGGCCGGGACTGCTCGCGACCGCGGAACATGATCGTGACCTTGACCTTGTTGCCGGCGGCCAGGAATCGCGACACGTGACCCTTTTTGGTCTCGTAGTCGTGCTGGTCGATCTTCGGCCGCAGCTTCTGCTCTTTGATGACGGTGAGCTGCTGGTTGCGGCGGGACTCGCGGGCCTTCTGCGCACTCTCGTACTTGAACTTGCCGAAGTCCATGAGCTTGCATACGGGCGGGCGTGCCTGAGGAGCAACCTCGACGAGGTCGAGATCGTTCTCCTGTGCCAGCCGCAGCGCATCTTCGATCCGGACGATGCCGACCTGTTCACCGGCTGGTCCGACGAGGCGGACCTCCGGTACCCGGATTCGGTCGTTGATGCGTGTCTCGGAGCTGATGGGGCCTCCCTGGTTCGAGGTAAATTCTTCTACCGTTTCGACCTGGTGCCCACATGCCGAAGGCCCCGGTACCGTGAGGTACACGAGGCCCACTCTTCCGATCGTGTTCAGTCTCCAGAACCGAACACACCGCCTTGACGCCCGAAATCGTCTTGGCGAACCGGACCCGGACACCTGGTGAAACGGCGGTGACGCGGGTGGGAGCGGGGCTCCACTTGCCGCCCCCGATCGCTCGGGGGCTGGTCGCTCGTGGAAGGGTACCAGACGTGTCAGATGAACCCGCTCAGCAACCCCCGTATTCCCCGGACGTC contains these protein-coding regions:
- the infC gene encoding translation initiation factor IF-3, with translation MSSETRINDRIRVPEVRLVGPAGEQVGIVRIEDALRLAQENDLDLVEVAPQARPPVCKLMDFGKFKYESAQKARESRRNQQLTVIKEQKLRPKIDQHDYETKKGHVSRFLAAGNKVKVTIMFRGREQSRPELGFRLLQKLADEVTELGFVESSPKQDGRNMIMVLAPHKNVKPPKAAKSAKDESTESSEPPADA